One window of the Staphylococcus equorum genome contains the following:
- a CDS encoding peptide MFS transporter: MKKVNHSHEEIMKSIPNKGFFGHPKGLSTLFLTEFWERFSYYGMKAILIFYLYYSVADGGFGLSQAVAMQIVAIYGTLIYMSGLIGGWIADRITGTQDAVFYGGFLIMFGHILLSIPGNLTAAMIALLLIIAGTGLLKPNISTTVGELYERNDPRRDAAFTLFYMGINLGALLSPLITGQLQTRIGFHAGFLAAAIGMFFGLIVFALKRKKNLGLAGRNVPIPLTRPEIKKFVLITVGVIVLFLIYLWILHLNNALTLGNFSFLITLLGIVLPVYIFLNMILSKNITKDERSRVYSYVPLYITSVAFWMIQEQGSTILATFADKKTQLEMSELTNGLIDFSIPAAWAQSLNPIFIVLLAPIFATLWMKLGKYNPPTVHKFAIGTIIAGFSYLIMIIPLATGNALINPLWLVLSFLLITIGELCISPVGLSTTTKLAPLTFTARMMSLWMLSNATAQGLNAQLVVVYTKMNQSDYFMYSGLIAVIIGILLLMISPKVRRAMKGVY; this comes from the coding sequence ATGAAAAAAGTTAATCATAGTCACGAAGAAATCATGAAAAGCATTCCAAACAAAGGTTTCTTCGGACATCCAAAAGGACTAAGCACACTATTCTTGACTGAGTTTTGGGAGAGATTCAGTTACTATGGTATGAAAGCCATATTAATTTTCTATCTATATTATAGTGTTGCTGACGGTGGCTTCGGGCTTAGCCAAGCAGTCGCTATGCAAATTGTTGCTATTTACGGAACTTTAATTTATATGTCTGGTCTTATCGGAGGGTGGATTGCAGATCGGATTACTGGAACGCAAGATGCCGTCTTCTATGGTGGGTTCCTCATCATGTTTGGACATATCCTATTATCCATTCCGGGTAATTTAACAGCAGCAATGATAGCTTTACTACTAATTATCGCAGGTACAGGGTTATTAAAACCAAATATCTCTACTACCGTTGGTGAATTATACGAACGCAATGATCCAAGACGTGATGCAGCATTTACGTTATTTTACATGGGGATTAATTTAGGGGCTTTGCTTTCACCTTTAATTACTGGGCAATTGCAAACTAGAATTGGTTTCCACGCTGGTTTTTTAGCAGCAGCAATTGGAATGTTTTTTGGTCTAATCGTTTTTGCACTCAAACGTAAAAAGAATTTAGGGTTAGCTGGTCGCAATGTGCCAATACCGTTAACAAGACCAGAAATCAAAAAATTCGTACTTATTACTGTTGGCGTTATCGTTTTATTCTTAATATATTTATGGATTCTACATTTAAATAATGCCTTAACATTAGGTAACTTTAGTTTCTTAATTACACTGTTAGGTATTGTATTACCGGTATACATATTCCTTAATATGATATTAAGTAAGAATATAACAAAAGATGAACGTTCACGTGTTTATAGTTATGTACCTTTATATATCACTTCCGTGGCTTTCTGGATGATTCAAGAACAAGGTTCAACGATACTTGCAACATTTGCAGATAAAAAAACACAATTAGAAATGTCAGAATTAACAAATGGTTTAATTGATTTTTCAATACCTGCAGCATGGGCGCAGTCATTAAATCCAATTTTTATTGTGCTCTTGGCGCCAATTTTCGCAACACTTTGGATGAAATTAGGAAAGTACAACCCGCCTACCGTACATAAATTTGCTATCGGCACGATTATCGCGGGCTTCTCCTATTTAATTATGATTATTCCATTAGCTACAGGCAACGCGTTAATCAATCCATTATGGCTTGTACTAAGTTTCTTATTGATTACGATTGGTGAACTTTGTATCTCACCAGTAGGTTTATCTACAACTACTAAATTAGCACCACTAACGTTCACTGCACGTATGATGAGCCTATGGATGCTAAGTAATGCAACTGCACAAGGGCTTAACGCTCAACTTGTTGTTGTCTATACAAAGATGAATCAAAGTGACTACTTTATGTACTCAGGTCTTATCGCTGTAATCATTGGTATTCTATTACTTATGATTTCACCAAAAGTAAGACGTGCTATGAAAGGCGTTTACTAA
- a CDS encoding peptide MFS transporter, which produces MQNQDKTQDQAIQSIPQKGFFGHPKGLGVLFFVEFWERFSYYGMRALLIFYMYFAIKDGGLGMDKGTAQSVMAVYGALIYMTSVLGGWISDRITGTRSATFYGGVLIIIGHIFLSLPLDIVGLFISMFFIIVGSGLMKPSISNIVGRLYPENDTRMDAGFVIFYMSVNLGGLLSPLILDQFVKSGDFHAGFLIAAVGMALGLVWYMIFNKKNIGDVGTKPTNPLNQSEKKKYGLIFAASAIVIAAVLIITGLTGTLSFNIVSTTVLILGVALPIIYFTIMIRSKEVTSDERSRVISFIPLFILGVVFWSIQEQGANVLNIFALESSDMSLNIFGWTTDFGPTWFQSINPLFIVLLAPVLSIIWAKMARRQPSLATKFVLGAFLAGASYIMIGLIGISSGGAMISVNWIILSYVICVIGELCLSPTGNSAAVKLAPKAFNTQMMSLWLLTNACAQAINGTLVKLIEPLGYKNYFLFLGVIAIVVSLIILAFVPKIVKGMRGVK; this is translated from the coding sequence ATGCAAAATCAGGACAAAACCCAAGACCAAGCCATCCAATCCATTCCACAAAAAGGATTCTTTGGTCACCCTAAAGGTCTAGGGGTTTTATTTTTCGTTGAATTTTGGGAGAGATTTAGTTATTACGGGATGCGCGCGTTACTTATCTTTTATATGTATTTCGCGATCAAAGATGGTGGCCTCGGTATGGACAAGGGTACTGCACAATCAGTCATGGCTGTTTATGGTGCTCTAATCTATATGACTTCAGTACTTGGTGGTTGGATATCTGATAGAATCACTGGTACGCGTTCAGCCACATTTTACGGTGGCGTATTGATCATCATTGGACATATATTTTTAAGTTTACCGCTAGATATCGTCGGTTTATTCATCTCCATGTTCTTTATTATCGTGGGTTCAGGATTAATGAAACCAAGTATTTCTAATATTGTAGGTAGACTATATCCTGAGAACGATACACGTATGGATGCTGGATTTGTTATTTTCTATATGTCTGTAAATTTAGGTGGGCTACTTTCACCATTAATATTAGATCAATTCGTTAAATCAGGCGATTTCCATGCTGGCTTTTTAATTGCAGCAGTGGGTATGGCACTAGGTTTAGTTTGGTATATGATCTTCAATAAGAAAAACATTGGCGATGTAGGAACGAAACCTACGAATCCTTTAAATCAAAGTGAGAAAAAGAAATACGGTTTAATATTCGCAGCTTCAGCTATAGTTATTGCAGCGGTATTAATCATCACTGGATTAACTGGAACACTTTCATTTAACATTGTAAGTACCACTGTATTGATACTTGGGGTCGCGTTACCTATCATTTACTTTACTATTATGATTCGCAGTAAAGAAGTTACATCTGATGAACGTTCACGTGTCATTTCCTTCATTCCCCTATTTATTTTAGGTGTGGTTTTCTGGTCAATTCAAGAACAAGGTGCAAATGTGCTTAACATTTTCGCGCTTGAAAGTAGTGATATGTCCTTAAATATATTTGGATGGACAACAGATTTTGGACCAACCTGGTTCCAATCTATTAATCCTCTATTCATCGTATTACTTGCGCCAGTACTTTCAATTATATGGGCTAAAATGGCAAGACGTCAGCCAAGTTTAGCTACGAAATTTGTCTTAGGTGCATTTTTAGCTGGGGCTTCTTACATAATGATTGGCTTAATTGGCATTTCATCCGGTGGTGCAATGATAAGTGTAAACTGGATTATCTTGTCATATGTTATTTGCGTTATTGGTGAATTATGTTTATCACCTACTGGTAATAGTGCAGCAGTAAAACTTGCACCTAAAGCCTTTAACACACAAATGATGAGCTTATGGTTACTAACAAACGCCTGTGCTCAAGCCATTAACGGTACTTTAGTAAAACTTATCGAACCACTTGGCTATAAAAATTATTTCCTATTCCTAGGAGTAATTGCGATTGTAGTCAGCCTAATCATCCTTGCCTTTGTACCAAAAATCGTCAAAGGTATGCGCGGGGTTAAATAA
- a CDS encoding diacylglycerol/lipid kinase family protein, giving the protein MVNKLTQSKFKHGVLFYHEHSGIKDIYNGLGDVASSLTTFCKHLSIQLSENEGDIISYCKKIKEQSYSDDVDIIFILGGDGTVNELVNGMMQSQLDIPIGIIPGGTFNDFVKTLNLHPRHKVASEQLKEAELRSYDVMKVNDEYALNFVGMGLIVQNAENVQNGNKDVFGKLSYVGSTVKTLLNPEHFDYKITVDENEIEGNTTMLVVANGPFIGGSRIPLTDLSPNDGYLNTFIFTEERTSVLNDIFKQRDSMNWNNMTDGIKHVLAKKITIATDPQMKVDIDGEVDLKTPLQIEVVPDAIQILTLPEHKQVTDTESE; this is encoded by the coding sequence ATGGTGAATAAATTGACACAATCAAAATTTAAACACGGCGTATTATTTTACCATGAACACTCAGGTATAAAAGATATATATAACGGGCTCGGAGATGTAGCATCATCACTGACAACATTTTGTAAACATCTCTCTATCCAATTAAGTGAAAATGAAGGAGACATAATTAGTTATTGTAAAAAAATAAAAGAACAAAGTTATAGTGATGATGTAGATATTATCTTTATTTTAGGTGGAGACGGCACGGTAAATGAACTCGTTAATGGCATGATGCAAAGTCAGCTTGATATCCCAATCGGTATTATACCTGGCGGGACATTTAATGATTTTGTAAAAACATTAAATTTACACCCACGTCATAAAGTAGCAAGTGAACAACTTAAAGAAGCAGAACTAAGATCTTATGATGTTATGAAAGTAAATGATGAATATGCTTTAAACTTTGTAGGCATGGGGCTGATTGTACAAAACGCAGAGAATGTACAAAACGGTAACAAAGATGTCTTTGGTAAACTAAGTTACGTTGGTTCTACAGTGAAAACATTACTTAATCCAGAACACTTTGACTATAAAATAACTGTCGATGAAAATGAAATTGAAGGTAATACCACAATGCTTGTAGTAGCGAATGGCCCGTTCATAGGTGGCAGTCGTATACCTTTAACCGATTTATCTCCCAATGATGGTTATTTAAATACATTTATCTTCACAGAAGAAAGAACCAGTGTCTTAAACGATATATTTAAGCAACGTGACAGTATGAATTGGAATAATATGACGGATGGTATTAAACATGTATTAGCGAAGAAAATCACCATCGCTACTGACCCACAGATGAAAGTTGACATTGATGGTGAAGTTGACTTAAAAACACCGCTTCAAATCGAAGTTGTGCCTGATGCTATTCAAATACTAACACTTCCAGAACATAAACAAGTGACCGATACTGAATCAGAATAA
- a CDS encoding 5' nucleotidase, NT5C type yields the protein MTRKSIAIDMDEVLADTVGALLDDVNKRTDLGITYEMLDGIKLRHAMPEHDGLLTEILREPGFFRRLQVMDDAQDVVKKLTEHYDVYIATAAMDVPTSFHDKYDWLRHFFPFLDPQHFVFCGRKDIVKADYLIDDNPRQLSIFTGTPIMYTATHNINDDRFDRVNNWKDVENYFLGDSEYNI from the coding sequence ATGACGAGAAAATCGATTGCTATTGATATGGATGAGGTACTTGCTGATACAGTAGGTGCATTACTTGATGACGTGAATAAACGCACGGATTTAGGGATTACATATGAGATGTTAGACGGGATAAAATTGAGACATGCAATGCCTGAGCATGATGGCTTACTAACAGAAATTTTAAGGGAACCTGGCTTTTTCAGAAGATTACAAGTTATGGATGATGCACAAGATGTCGTTAAAAAACTAACTGAGCATTATGATGTATATATCGCAACTGCAGCAATGGATGTACCGACTTCATTCCATGATAAGTATGATTGGTTAAGACACTTTTTCCCATTTTTAGACCCTCAGCATTTTGTATTTTGTGGTCGAAAAGATATTGTTAAAGCGGATTATTTAATCGACGATAATCCTAGACAGTTGAGCATCTTTACTGGTACACCGATTATGTATACTGCAACGCACAATATCAATGATGACAGATTTGATCGTGTGAATAATTGGAAAGATGTTGAGAATTATTTCCTAGGAGATAGTGAGTACAACATTTAA
- the hisC gene encoding histidinol-phosphate transaminase, whose translation MKKQIEQLSAYEPGLSPRALKESYGIEGELYKLASNENLYGPSPKVNEAIQAHLDELQFYPETGSPLIKEAISKHLNVDASRILFGAGLDEVILMISRAVLTPGDKIVTSEMTFGQYYHNATVEAANVAQVPMQNGCFDLEGILAEIDDDTKLVWLCNPNNPTGTYFTHEELQHFLTRVPSHVPVIIDEAYVEFVTAEDFPDTLALQEQFTNAFLLRTFSKAYGLAGMRIGYVVAAKEAIEKWNIIRPPFNVGRLSEYAALAALEDQKYLASIREHNAQERAKFFELAVSDRFYPSQTNFVYINTDKPHDLYEAFLNVGCITREFPKGVRVTIGFPEQNDKMIEVLKSFEF comes from the coding sequence ATGAAAAAGCAAATTGAACAATTATCAGCATATGAACCAGGTTTATCGCCTAGAGCATTGAAAGAAAGTTACGGGATTGAAGGTGAATTATATAAATTAGCTTCAAATGAAAATTTATATGGTCCGTCACCAAAAGTTAACGAGGCGATTCAAGCACATTTAGATGAATTGCAATTTTATCCTGAGACCGGTTCTCCATTAATCAAAGAAGCAATCAGTAAGCACTTAAATGTTGATGCATCACGCATATTATTTGGGGCAGGCCTAGACGAAGTCATTTTAATGATTTCACGTGCGGTACTCACTCCTGGAGATAAAATAGTAACAAGTGAAATGACGTTTGGACAGTATTATCATAATGCAACCGTAGAAGCTGCAAATGTAGCACAAGTGCCTATGCAAAATGGATGTTTTGATTTAGAAGGTATATTAGCAGAGATTGACGATGATACGAAACTCGTATGGTTATGTAATCCAAATAATCCAACAGGCACTTATTTTACGCATGAAGAGTTACAACATTTCTTAACACGTGTACCAAGTCATGTTCCAGTAATTATAGATGAAGCCTATGTAGAATTTGTAACTGCGGAGGATTTCCCTGATACATTAGCCTTACAAGAGCAATTTACAAATGCATTTTTATTACGCACATTCTCTAAAGCATATGGCTTAGCAGGCATGCGTATTGGTTATGTCGTTGCAGCTAAAGAAGCAATCGAAAAATGGAATATTATACGTCCACCATTTAATGTAGGACGCTTATCTGAGTATGCAGCGTTGGCAGCATTAGAAGATCAAAAATACTTAGCATCTATTCGCGAACATAACGCACAAGAGAGAGCAAAATTCTTTGAATTAGCTGTAAGTGATAGATTTTATCCAAGCCAAACAAACTTTGTCTATATCAATACAGACAAACCGCATGATTTATATGAAGCATTTTTAAATGTTGGTTGCATTACAAGAGAATTTCCTAAAGGGGTTCGAGTGACAATCGGTTTTCCAGAACAAAATGATAAAATGATCGAAGTACTTAAAAGCTTTGAATTTTAA
- a CDS encoding ABC transporter permease/substrate-binding protein has translation MNEFINTLVERKGQLLTTIFEHMQISFIALLIATLIGVPLGILLTKTRKLSEVVMNIAAILQTIPSLALLGLMIPLFGIGKVPAVIALVVYALLPILRNTYTGINEVDTSLIEAAKGIGMKPGRRLSKVELPIAMPVIMAGIRTAMVLIIGTATLAALIGAGGLGDLILLGIDRNDTSLILIGAIPAALLAILFDLALRFMQKMSYKKLLIALGAIVLILLLFIVGPLLAQKGDKVTLAGKLGSEPSVITNMYKILIEEETDHTVEVEDGLGKTAFLFNALKSDDIDGYLEFTGTVLGELTKEDLQSKKEDEVYEQAKSSLESKYDMTMLKPMEYNNTYALAVKKDFAEEHDIKTIGDLNKVSSKIKPGFTLEFNDREDGYPAVKKAYDLDLGDVKTMEPKLRYQAIESGDINLIDAYSTDAELKQYDMVVLEDDKDVFPPYQGAPMFKESYLEEHPEIKAPLNKLAGKISDEEMQQMNYDVTVKKEDPYEVAKAYLEKHNLID, from the coding sequence ATGAATGAATTCATTAACACTCTTGTAGAGCGCAAAGGTCAATTATTAACAACTATTTTTGAACATATGCAAATATCATTTATTGCTTTATTAATAGCGACTCTGATTGGTGTTCCCTTAGGCATTCTGCTTACAAAAACGCGTAAACTTTCTGAAGTCGTGATGAATATTGCAGCTATACTACAAACGATACCATCACTTGCTTTACTCGGTTTGATGATACCGCTATTTGGTATAGGTAAAGTGCCAGCCGTGATTGCTTTAGTCGTTTATGCTCTACTACCTATTTTGAGAAATACATACACGGGTATTAACGAAGTTGATACTTCGTTAATAGAAGCAGCAAAAGGTATAGGTATGAAACCAGGACGCCGTTTGAGTAAAGTAGAATTGCCAATTGCGATGCCGGTAATTATGGCGGGTATTCGCACAGCTATGGTATTAATCATTGGTACGGCAACATTAGCAGCTTTAATTGGTGCAGGTGGTTTAGGTGACCTTATATTATTAGGTATCGATAGAAATGATACGTCATTAATACTTATCGGTGCCATTCCAGCGGCCTTGCTCGCAATCTTATTTGATTTAGCCTTACGCTTTATGCAAAAAATGTCATACAAAAAATTACTGATTGCATTAGGTGCTATCGTATTAATCTTATTATTGTTTATAGTTGGTCCGTTGTTAGCGCAAAAAGGAGATAAAGTGACTTTAGCAGGTAAGCTTGGTTCAGAGCCTTCAGTGATTACCAATATGTATAAAATTTTAATTGAAGAAGAAACAGATCATACTGTTGAAGTTGAAGACGGATTGGGTAAAACAGCTTTCTTATTTAACGCCTTAAAATCAGATGATATAGATGGTTATCTTGAGTTTACAGGGACAGTGCTCGGTGAATTAACGAAAGAAGATCTACAGTCTAAGAAAGAAGACGAAGTATACGAACAAGCTAAATCGAGTTTAGAAAGTAAATATGATATGACGATGTTAAAACCAATGGAATACAATAATACGTATGCCTTAGCAGTGAAAAAAGACTTTGCAGAAGAGCATGATATTAAAACAATTGGTGATTTAAATAAAGTCAGTAGTAAAATCAAGCCTGGCTTTACATTAGAATTTAATGATCGTGAAGATGGCTATCCAGCTGTGAAAAAAGCATATGACCTTGATTTAGGAGACGTCAAAACGATGGAACCAAAATTACGTTATCAAGCAATTGAAAGTGGCGATATCAATTTAATAGATGCATATTCAACAGATGCTGAATTAAAACAATATGATATGGTCGTTCTAGAGGATGATAAAGATGTCTTTCCACCATATCAAGGTGCGCCTATGTTTAAAGAATCTTATTTAGAAGAACATCCTGAAATTAAAGCACCGCTAAATAAATTAGCAGGTAAAATTTCAGATGAAGAAATGCAACAAATGAACTACGATGTGACTGTGAAAAAAGAAGACCCATATGAAGTTGCAAAAGCATATCTAGAAAAGCATAATTTAATAGATTAA
- a CDS encoding ABC transporter ATP-binding protein: MIEFKNVVKKYGDKTAVDDISFNIKKGEFFVLIGPSGCGKTTTLKMVNRLISLSEGYIYFNDKPISDYSIYEMRWDIGYVLQQIALFPHMTIKENIAQVPQMKKWKEKDINQRVDELLNMVGLEPELYKNRKPDELSGGQQQRVGVVRALAADPPVILMDEPYSALDPISREKLQDDLIELQQKIKKTIIFVTHDIQEAMKLGDRICLLNEGRVEQIDTPEGFIKNPKNDFVKQFMGDKVKRTVNDMKLSELVSNLPNNKSEMTHESYPVVQSDYFVRDIYEHLIDHEAIIVDDEAASTQHVLKREDIFKVLSEGKGGHNG, translated from the coding sequence GTGATAGAATTTAAAAATGTAGTGAAAAAATATGGAGATAAAACTGCAGTCGATGACATCAGTTTTAATATAAAAAAAGGCGAATTTTTTGTGTTAATTGGTCCTTCAGGTTGTGGAAAAACAACGACCTTAAAAATGGTCAATCGCTTAATTTCGTTATCTGAAGGATATATTTATTTTAATGATAAACCAATTAGTGATTATTCTATTTATGAAATGCGTTGGGATATTGGCTATGTACTGCAACAAATCGCACTTTTCCCTCACATGACAATCAAAGAGAATATCGCTCAAGTGCCACAAATGAAAAAGTGGAAAGAAAAAGATATTAATCAACGCGTGGATGAATTATTGAATATGGTGGGTTTAGAACCTGAATTATATAAAAATCGTAAACCAGATGAGTTGTCAGGAGGTCAGCAGCAACGTGTAGGCGTGGTTCGTGCATTGGCCGCCGATCCGCCAGTGATATTAATGGATGAGCCATACAGTGCGCTAGACCCGATTAGCCGTGAAAAGTTACAAGATGATTTAATTGAATTACAACAAAAAATTAAAAAAACGATTATTTTCGTAACACATGATATTCAAGAAGCAATGAAACTGGGCGACCGTATATGTTTATTAAATGAGGGTCGAGTTGAACAAATTGATACACCAGAAGGGTTTATTAAAAATCCTAAAAATGACTTTGTGAAGCAGTTTATGGGAGATAAAGTAAAACGTACGGTTAATGATATGAAATTATCTGAACTGGTTAGCAATTTACCAAACAATAAATCAGAAATGACTCATGAAAGTTATCCTGTTGTACAAAGTGATTATTTTGTACGCGATATTTATGAGCATTTAATTGACCATGAAGCAATTATTGTCGATGACGAAGCAGCTTCTACACAACATGTGCTAAAACGAGAAGATATATTTAAAGTTTTGTCAGAAGGCAAAGGAGGTCATAATGGATGA
- the recQ gene encoding DNA helicase RecQ produces MESTLSHYFGYDTFRPGQKEIITKVMNHQNALGVLPTGGGKSICYQVPGLMLGGTTIVISPLISLMKDQVDQLKAMGIRAAYLNSSLTQKQQKEIEAQLRKGEIQFLYVAPERFDNAYFVQMVQQLNIPLVAFDEAHCISKWGHDFRPSYRDVIHKVFALPQDFTIVALTATATIEVQKDIMDRLNINKNDEIKTSTKRRNLVFQVNPTYQRQKFVLEYVKKYQKESGIIYCSTRKQVEELQEALAINDIKSTTYHGGLSNKEREAAQNDFVYDRVRVVVATNAFGMGIDKSNVRFVIHYNMPGDLESYYQEAGRAGRDGLNSDCILLFSERDIGLHQYFISSSKADDDYKDKMGEKLNKMILYTKTKKCLEATLVHYFEPNEKLEECEQCSNCVRENKTYDMTNEAKMIVSCIARMKQKESYSVIIQVLRGEESDYIRYCDYNELSTHGIMKNYTTSDLSHLIDELRFKGFLNEYDEILTCDNSVKSLLSDQVTIFTTPFKRKTTEKVNINTVEGVDRALFDELIAVRKQLSEDLSIPPVSIFSDFTLEEFAKRKPESKQDMILIDGVGSYKLKHYCPMFLETIQSYKAKI; encoded by the coding sequence ATGGAATCAACATTATCGCATTATTTTGGCTACGATACATTTCGTCCGGGTCAAAAAGAAATTATAACAAAAGTAATGAATCATCAAAATGCGCTAGGTGTATTACCTACTGGCGGGGGAAAATCAATTTGTTATCAAGTTCCGGGATTAATGTTGGGCGGTACGACAATCGTTATCAGTCCATTAATTTCGCTAATGAAAGATCAAGTTGATCAATTAAAGGCCATGGGTATACGCGCGGCGTACTTAAACAGTAGTTTAACTCAGAAACAACAAAAAGAAATAGAGGCACAACTTAGAAAAGGTGAAATCCAATTTCTATATGTGGCGCCTGAACGTTTCGATAATGCTTATTTTGTTCAAATGGTGCAACAATTAAATATACCGTTAGTTGCTTTTGATGAAGCACACTGTATTTCTAAATGGGGTCACGATTTTAGACCGAGTTATCGAGATGTGATTCATAAGGTATTTGCATTACCACAAGATTTTACAATTGTAGCACTTACTGCAACTGCGACAATTGAAGTTCAAAAAGACATTATGGATCGCTTGAATATTAATAAAAATGACGAGATTAAAACAAGTACAAAACGTCGAAATCTAGTCTTTCAAGTCAATCCTACATATCAACGACAAAAATTTGTGTTGGAATATGTTAAAAAATATCAAAAAGAATCCGGCATTATTTATTGTTCAACACGAAAACAAGTTGAAGAATTACAAGAAGCGTTAGCGATTAATGATATTAAGAGTACAACCTATCATGGTGGACTATCGAACAAAGAGCGTGAAGCTGCCCAAAATGATTTTGTTTATGATCGTGTACGCGTAGTTGTAGCTACGAATGCTTTTGGTATGGGTATCGACAAATCCAATGTAAGATTTGTTATTCATTATAATATGCCTGGCGATTTAGAATCATACTATCAAGAAGCAGGTCGTGCAGGTCGTGATGGCTTAAATAGTGATTGTATTTTATTATTTAGTGAACGTGACATCGGCTTACATCAGTATTTTATATCTTCATCGAAAGCAGATGATGATTATAAAGATAAGATGGGCGAAAAATTAAATAAAATGATACTTTATACAAAAACTAAAAAGTGTTTAGAAGCAACACTTGTACATTATTTTGAGCCGAATGAAAAGCTTGAAGAATGTGAACAGTGTAGTAATTGCGTAAGAGAAAATAAAACGTACGATATGACAAATGAAGCAAAAATGATTGTGAGTTGTATTGCACGTATGAAACAGAAAGAAAGCTATAGCGTCATTATACAAGTATTAAGAGGCGAAGAATCTGATTATATTCGCTACTGTGATTATAATGAATTGTCGACACATGGTATTATGAAAAACTACACTACATCAGATTTAAGTCATCTTATTGATGAATTGAGATTTAAAGGCTTTTTAAATGAGTATGATGAAATATTAACTTGTGATAACTCTGTGAAAAGTTTATTGAGTGATCAAGTCACTATATTTACGACGCCATTTAAACGTAAAACTACAGAAAAAGTTAATATCAATACCGTTGAAGGTGTGGATCGTGCACTATTTGATGAACTTATAGCTGTACGTAAGCAGCTAAGTGAGGACTTGAGTATTCCGCCAGTAAGTATCTTCTCTGATTTTACACTAGAAGAATTTGCTAAAAGAAAGCCAGAATCAAAACAAGATATGATTTTAATTGATGGCGTAGGTAGTTACAAATTAAAACATTACTGTCCAATGTTCTTAGAAACCATTCAATCTTATAAAGCAAAAATATAA